The following proteins are co-located in the Leptospira weilii genome:
- a CDS encoding tetratricopeptide repeat protein: MKNNFKGIANNLKIKSSIMRLQKQAYHGSILFLIVSISLIVTLNACGRDEQSKLETFQKGKKEYTSRNLEKAAEFFRQVVSEDKEFLPAQIMLGKSLFFLGKMEESEEVFQKGLTRFPGNSTIRFWIARIHMLQEGKTKEAKQELEYILETEETFFDAHYYLAKIYEKEGMLKEALVEYNRAKMIKIGFDKIHRDLGKLYDVAGLHEKAALEKGLLLEKAE, encoded by the coding sequence ATGAAAAATAATTTTAAAGGAATCGCAAACAATCTGAAAATCAAATCGTCGATAATGCGACTTCAAAAGCAAGCGTATCACGGCTCGATTTTATTCCTTATCGTTTCCATCTCTCTGATCGTCACTTTAAACGCGTGCGGCAGGGACGAACAATCCAAATTGGAAACTTTTCAAAAAGGAAAAAAGGAATACACTTCCCGAAATTTAGAGAAGGCCGCCGAATTTTTTCGGCAAGTCGTTTCGGAGGATAAGGAATTTTTACCGGCTCAAATTATGTTAGGTAAGAGCCTCTTTTTCTTGGGGAAAATGGAGGAATCGGAGGAGGTATTTCAAAAAGGATTAACTCGTTTTCCGGGAAACTCGACGATTCGATTTTGGATAGCAAGAATCCATATGTTGCAGGAAGGCAAGACAAAGGAAGCAAAGCAGGAACTCGAATACATACTGGAAACGGAAGAAACTTTTTTCGACGCGCACTATTATTTGGCGAAAATATATGAAAAAGAAGGAATGTTGAAGGAAGCCTTGGTTGAATACAATCGCGCTAAGATGATCAAAATCGGTTTTGATAAAATCCATAGAGATCTGGGCAAACTATACGACGTTGCGGGTTTGCACGAAAAAGCGGCTTTGGAAAAAGGCCTACTTCTCGAAAAAGCAGAATGA